In Arthrobacter sp. CJ23, the genomic window CAGATAGCGGGCGTCGCCCGCGCCGATGAGGACCCCGTCCAGCACGAAGACGAAACCGGCCAGGGGCTGCCCGGCCGCGAGCACCCACAGGGCCGCGGTGAGGGCGGAATGGACGCCGGCATCGGAGGTGAACAGCAGCCCGGCCCACGGCGCGGCGACTGCGAGCAGCGTCCCGGTGACTACGCCGAAGCCCAGGCCCCAGCGGATCATGGTGCGGGTCAGCTCGCGTGCCCGCCGCGGGTTCGCGGCGCCGAGTTCCTTGCCGATGAGCGCCTGCGCGGCGATCGCCAGCGCGTCCAGAGCGAAGGCCAGGAAGGAGAAGATGGTCATGGCGAGCTGGTGGGCGGCCAGGTTCACGGCCCCCTGCGCGGTGACCACCAGGACCGTGGCGAGGATGGCCAGCCGCAGGCTGAGCGTGCGGAGCATGAGCCACGAACCCACCTTGGTCATGGCGCGGATGCCGTGCCAGTCGGGCCGCAGCGAGACGCCGTGGCGCCGCGCGTTCCGGCCCACCATCACCAGATAGACGGCGGCCATGGCCCACTGGGCGATGCTGGTGCCGATGGCGGATCCGGCAACGGACAGGCCAAGCCCGTAGACCAGGAACCAGTTGAGGCCGATGTTCAGCGCGAAGCCGGCCGTGGCCACCAAGAGCGGGGTGCGCGTGTCCTGGAGCCCGCGCAGCACGCCGGTTCCCGC contains:
- a CDS encoding MATE family efflux transporter translates to MTSSTAPSSAREILRLAVPAFGALIAEPLFLLADSAIVGHLGVAQLAGVGLASTVLHTAVGLMVFLAYSTTPAVARAIGDGRLPKALAAGRDGVWLALLLGAALAVAGFLAAEPLVDAMGASGEVRDFAVDYLRWSMPGLAAMLLIFAGTGVLRGLQDTRTPLLVATAGFALNIGLNWFLVYGLGLSVAGSAIGTSIAQWAMAAVYLVMVGRNARRHGVSLRPDWHGIRAMTKVGSWLMLRTLSLRLAILATVLVVTAQGAVNLAAHQLAMTIFSFLAFALDALAIAAQALIGKELGAANPRRARELTRTMIRWGLGFGVVTGTLLAVAAPWAGLLFTSDAGVHSALTAALWVLAAGQPLAGFVFVLDGVLIGAGDARYLAIAGVLNLAVYAPLLLAVHLMRPDGAAGLVWLWAVFALGYMLARGVTLGLRARTDKWMVLGS